One Elephas maximus indicus isolate mEleMax1 chromosome X, mEleMax1 primary haplotype, whole genome shotgun sequence DNA segment encodes these proteins:
- the LOC126068858 gene encoding DDB1- and CUL4-associated factor 8-like, which yields MSGTESSTDGLGDLVNRSLSGSLEERSGAEAGTERSSDAEMEASELSLRSPRDADGAGDGSDTNHTSTENTSEDTDSESMEDVDSLLMDLENRLHRRLEEEEEEEEEEEEEDEEEGEHLPQVCVQCSGANRAQYLSEQNQALEAWVSSETSALPPPRWHVLTALRERQLGSSARFVYEACGARIFVQRFHLQYELAGHIGCVNTVHFNQRGTWLASASDDLRVMVWDWARGQPLLNFSSGHKSNVFQAKFLPNCGDATLAMCSRDGQVRIAELSDAPYCKNTKRVAQHRGASHKLALEPDSPFKFLTSGEDAVVFAIDLRQGRPASKVVVTKERERKVGLYTIYVNPANIHQFAVGGRDQFVRIYDQRKINQDENNGVLKKFCPYHLINSDTRTNITCLVYSHDGTELLVSYNDEDIYLFNSSHNDGAQYVKRYKGHRNSATVKGVNFYGPKSEFVMSGSDCGHIFFWEKSSCQIIQFMEGDVAGSVNCLEPHPYLPVMASCGLDHDVKIWAPTAEAPTELTGLKNVMKQNKLERDEDSSHHTDLFDSRMLWFLMRHMSERSYRRPWGPAGAGAGAGAGAGARAADLDDSDTSDEEGSRDRVQCLPS from the coding sequence ATGTCCGGCACAGAGAGCAGTACAGATGGCCTAGGCGACTTAGTGAACAGAAGCCTGTCCGGCAGCCTAGAGGAGAGGTCTGGAGCAGAGGCCGGGACAGAGAGGTCCTCAGACGCTGAAATGGAGGCCTCAGAATTGAGCTTGAGATCGCCCAGAGATGCTGATGGTGCCGGAGATGGAAGTGACACCAACCACACCAGCACAGAAAATACAAGTGAAGACACCGACTCTGAAAGCATGGAGGACGTTGACAGTTTACTCATGGATCTTGAAAACCGATTGCATCGCCGCttagaagaagaggaggaagaggaggaggaagaagaggaggaggatgaaGAAGAAGGTGAACACCTGCCCCAGGTATGTGTGCAGTGCAGTGGGGCCAACCGTGCACAGTATTTATCAGAGCAAAATCAGGCCCTGGAGGCGTGGGTGTCCTCCGAGACATCAGCCCTGCCCCCACCTCGCTGGCATGTCCTTACTGCCCTTCGGGAGCGGCAGCTGGGTTCAAGTGCCCGCTTTGTATATGAGGCCTGTGGGGCAAGAATCTTTGTGCAGCGTTTCCACCTGCAGTACGAGCTTGCGGGCCATATTGGCTGTGTCAATACCGTGCACTTTAACCAGCGTGGCACCTGGCTGGCCAGTGCCAGTGATGACCTGAGGGTGATGGTGTGGGATTGGGCGCGAGGGCAGCCGCTACTGAACTTTTCGAGTGGCCACAAAAGTAACGTCTTTCAGGCCAAGTTCCTCCCCAATTGTGGTGATGCCACCCTGGCCATGTGTTCCCGTGATGGGCAAGTACGTATAGCAGAGCTGTCTGATGCACCATACTGCAAGAATACCAAGCGTGTGGCCCAGCATAGGGGAGCCTCCCACAAGTTGGCCCTAGAGCCAGACTCCCCCTTTAAGTTCTTAACTTCAGGCGAAGATGCAGTTGTCTTTGCCATTGACCTCAGACAAGGCCGGCCGGCTTCAAAAGTGGTGGTaacaaaagagagggagaggaaagtgGGGCTGTATACAATCTATGTGAATCCTGCCAACATTCACCAGTTTGCAGTGGGTGGACGAGATCAGTTTGTAAGAATTTATGACCAGAGAAAAATTAACCAAGATGAGAATAATGGCGTGCTCAAGAAATTTTGTCCTTATCACTTGATAAACAGTGACACCAGGACAAACATTACCTGCCTTGTGTATAGCCACGATGGCACAGAGCTCCTTGTTAGTTACAATGATGAAGATATTTATCTCTTCAACTCCTCTCATAATGATGGAGCCCAGTATGTTAAGAGATATAAGGGGCACAGAAATAGTGCCACAGTGAAAGGTGTCAACTTCTATGGTCCCAAAAGTGAGTTTGTAATGAGTGGTAGTGATTGTGGGCACATCTTCTTCTGGGAGAAGTCATCCTGCCAGATCATTCAGTTCATGGAAGGGGACGTGGCAGGTTCAGTAAACTGCCTTGAGCCCCACCCTTACCTACCTGTGATGGCAAGCTGTGGCCTAGACCATGATGTCAAGATCTGGGCACCCACAGCTGAAGCACCCACTGAGCTTACCGGTTTAAAGAACGTGATGAAGCAGAACAAGCTGGAACGAGATGAAGATAGCTCGCACCACACTGACCTGTTCGACAGCCGCATGCTCTGGTTCCTCATGCGTCACATGTCGGAGAGAAGTTATCGCCGGCCCTGGGGACCtgctggagctggagctggagctggagctggagctggagccaGAGCTGCAGACCTGGATGACTCAGATACATCCGATGAAGAGGGGAGCCGAGACCGTGTGCAGTGCCTGCCATCCTGA